In Heyndrickxia vini, the sequence ATCAAACAAGGTGAATTTGTATATGTCGTCGGACCTAGTGGAGCAGGTAAATCGACTTTTATAAAAATGATGTACCGTGAGGAAAAAGCAACACAAGGTAACATTATGGTTAATGGAATTAATTTAAGTAAGTTGAAAAATAACCGAATCCCATATTTCCGTAGACAAATTGGAGTCGTATTCCAAGACTTTAAATTGCTGCCAACATTAACTGTTTTTGAAAATGTTGCTTTCGCATTGGAAGTAATCGAGGAACAACCAAAGCAAATTAAACAACGGGTAATGGAAGTTCTTAATTTAGTCGGTTTGAAACATAAAGCAAGAATGCTGCCGACAGAGCTTTCCGGTGGGGAACAACAGCGTGTATCGATCGCACGATCCATTGTAAATACACCAAAGGTTGTAATTGCGGACGAGCCTACAGGAAATCTTGACCCGGAAACATCATGGGATATTATGAACATCTTAGAAGAAATTAATACAAGAGGGACAACTGTGGTTATGGCAACACATAACCGTGAAATCGTTAATACGATTAGACATCGAGTGATCGCTATAGAAGGTGGCCGCATTGTCCGTGACGAGCAACGGGGGGATTACGGATATGAAAGCTAGAACAGTTAGACGGCACCTTCGTGAAAGCTTCAAAAGTTTAGGACGTAATGGATGGATGATGTTTGCTTCTGCAAGTGCAGTAACCATTACATTATTGTTAGTTGGTGTTTTCTTTGTCATTATGATGAATATGAACAAAATTGCATCAGATATTGAAAAGGATGTCGAAGTCAGAGTTCATATCGATTTAACAGCAAAACAACAAGATCAAGATGCACTTAAAAATAGAATCGAAAATTTAAGCCAAGTAAAATCTGTTGAATTTTCTTCTAAAGAGCATGAACTTCAAAACTTAATAAATAGTATGGGGAATGACATGAAGTTATTCGAACAAAACAATCCCCTCTATGACGTATTTATCGTAAAAACAAAGAAACCAACAGACACGCCGGCAGTAGCGAAACAAATCGAATCATTTTCCCATGTTGAATCTGCAAAATATGGTGAGGGAAAAGTTGAGAAACTATTTAATGTGTTAAAAATAAGCCGTAATGTTGGACTAGTATTAGTGATTGGTTTATTATTTACCGCAATGTTCTTAATCTCAAATACAATTAAAATTACGATTTTTGCTAGACGTAAAGAAATTGAGATTATGAAATTAGTAGGAGCAACCAACTGGTTTATTCGATGGCCATTCCTAATGGAAGGTCTTTGGTTGGGGATCATCGGATCAATTCTTCCGATCCTCATTATAACTTTCGGCTACTATTATATGCATAGCTTCCTAGCACCGAAATTACAAAGTAATATGATTCAAATACTAGACTTTAATCCATTTGTATTTGAAATTACCGGCGTACTCCTATTAATGGGTATCCTAATCGGGATTTGGGGAAGTACAATGTCCATTCGACGATTCTTGAAAATATAAACATATATCCCGGGGCAGTGTTACTGCCTCGGCATCCATACATATACATATAGAATTTTTAAGGGGGAAAAATTTTGAAAAAACAGTCATTGCTTTCGGTTACTTTAGCATCAGTACTTGGTTTTGGTGGTTTATTTGCCTATCAATCAGATGCATTTGCATCCAAATTATCGAATTTACAAAATCAGCAAAAAGATGTGCAAAATAAACAATCAAATATTAACTCGAATATTAAACAAAAAGAGAATAAGATTGATGAAATTAAAGGAAAACAAAACAATCTTGAAAGCGAATTAGAAACATTAGACGTAAATATTGCCGATACGGATGAAAAAATTCAAGAGAAGCAACAACAAATTAATGTGGCTAAAGAAGAAATTGAAAAGCTACAAACCGAAATAAATGCATTAAAAAAGCGAATCCAAGAACGTAACGAACTATTGGATAAACGCGCACGTACCATGCAAACAAATGGCGGGAGCTCAGTAAATTATTTAGATGTTATATTAGGTGCAGATAGCTTTGCAGATTTGCTTGACCGTGTATCTGCAGTTACTACGTTAGTGAATGCCGATAAACAAATTATTGATGAGCAAAAGAAAGATCAGGCACAGTTAGAAAAGAAACAAGCTGAAGTTACCAACAAACTAAATAAACTTCAAGAAATGCAACAAAAATTGCAAGCGATGAAAGCTGAATTAAATCAACAAAAGTCACGCAAAAATGCAATTTTGAAAGAACTTGGCAAACAAAAGAAAAAGCTAGAACATGATAAAATGTCATTAGAGGAAGAAAATGCAATTCTTTCTGCTCAAAAATCAGCGATTGATAAAGCCATTCAATTAGAAAAAGACCGTATCGCTGAAGAACAACGTGCCGCAGCCGCTGCTGCTGCAGCTCGTCAAAGTAGCTCAGGCGGCAGTTCTAGCCCAGGTGGCGGAGGAGATTCTTCCGGTGCACCACCTGTTTCGTCTGGAACATTTACACGTCCAGCACAAGGCTATGTTTCATCTGAATTTGGCAGACGCTCATTCGATGCAGATGGATTCCACTCAGGAATTGATATTGCCAAGGGAGGAACGGTTCCTATTGTCGCTGCTGGTGATGGAGTTGTAACTCGTTCGTATTTATCTAGTAGTTACGGAAACTGTATCTTTATTACACATTCTGTTAATGGAAAAATCTATACGACAGTTTATGCACATATGAGTTCTCGCAGTATTGGCGAAAATGCAACAGTAAGAAAAGGACAAGTCATCGGGTACATGGGAAGTACTGGACAAGCATATGGTCAGCATTTACATTTTGAATTCTACATTGGACCATGGACAGCATCCCATTCAAACGCAGTAAACCCTAGAAACTATATTAACTTTTAATTAGGCCATCTCCATAACTTTGCGCTTTTTATTAGAGAAAACAGCCTTTAAGAAAGGACCACTTTATGTGGTTCTTTTTTTATGCAACCAATGTGAAATCCGTTTGCTTACATGTAAATAATTAGTATTTGCATTAATGATGTTACAATTTGAAATATATGATATGATACATTGGAGTAAGTGACTAAACTTTTTCTCATCACTATTACAAATACTTTACGAAAATAGCCTAACAAAAAGAATAAGGTATCTTGTTAAAGGAGTTCAGGATGACAATTATTACAATTTTATTGGCATTTTTTTTTATTTTAAACTTTATTTTATCAGGTGCCGTCATCTTTTTAGAACGGCGAAACATAGGTGCTACATGGGCTTGGCTGTTAGTTTTGCTGTTTATTCCTGTAGCGGGGTTCATTATTTATTTAGTTTTTGGACAAAACTTGAGCAGGAGAAGAATCTTTTATTGGAAAGACCAGGAGAAAATTGGAATTAAAGAAATTTCCCATCGTCAGATTGAGTTGTTAAGAAATAATGCCTTCCCCTTTCATGATGAGCGGACTGTTCAATATAAAGAATTAGTTTATATGCTTCTTGTCAATGATGATGCAGTGATGTCACATGATAATGAAGTGGAAATTTTCATCGATGGTGAGGATAAATTCCAATCCCTATTTGAAGATGTGAAGCGGGCAACTAATCACATCCATCTGGTCTATTACATCGTTCGGAATGACTCATTAGGTCAAAAGCTAGTTAAGTTGTTGACTGAAAAGGCCAAGGAAGGGGTCAAAGTTCGATTTTTATATGATGACATGGGTTCACGAAAGCTTCCAAGGAAGTTTTTTAAAGAACTAATTGAAGCCGGTGGAGAGGTAGCGGCATTTTTCCCTGCAAAAATTCCGATGTTGAATTTACGAGTCAATTTCCGAAATCACCGCAAGCTTGCCATTATTGATGGGAGCGTTGGCTATATCGGGGGATTTAATATTGGTGATGAGTATTTGGGTCTGGACAAAAAATTCGGCTATTGGCGAGATACACATTTGAAAATAACGGGTAAAGCTGTTTATGCTATGCAAACACGCTTTGTTTTGGATTGGAATCAAGCCTCAAGCAAAGAAATACGTTATGAAGAAAGGTATTTCCCGGATATACAATCTGTCGGGTACACAGATGTTCAAATTGTATCCAGTGGTCCTGATTCAGAATGGGAGCAAATCAAAAATGGCTATATCAAGATGATTAATGAGGCGAAAAAATACATATACATGCAAACTCCGTATTTTATCCCTGATGATAGTTTATTGAATGCACTTAAAATTGCGATCTTATCTGGGGTGGATGTTCGTTTAATGATTCCGAACAAGCCTGATCATATGTTTGTTTATTGGGCAACTTATTCTAACGTAGGGGAATTATTGAAAACAGGTGCAAAGGTGTATATTTATGAAAATGGATTTATTCATGCGAAAATGCTTGTAGTCGATGGGAAAATTGCAACAGTCGGTACCGCAAATATTGATAATCGCAGTTTCCGCCTAAATTTTGAAGTGAATGCCTTTTTGTATAGCCATCATCTTTCCAAAAAACTAGAAATGATTTACAAAGCAGATATGGAAAAATCAAAAGAATTGACGTTAGAGGATTATTTGCAACGACCAAAATCAATCCGATTCAAAGAATCTGTCTCAAGATTGTTGTCTCCAATTTTATAAAACAGCCTAATGGTAGGGTTTTTCCCTATCATTTTTTGTAGTTTTCTTGAAATGTATGAGAGAAAAAAAGTACATTTCCTTCTAGTAGTTTTTGAGAGAATAAACAGTAACTATTATTTTTTTGACAAAAACACGGAATGGGCGTACAATTTATAAAATTTGAAATCATTTTATAATTAGAGGTGCTTGCATAGTGAATCAATCATTTGAAACGAAAATCGTTCATCAATCTTTAAAAAAAACCAACCATATTCGAAGTAAAACCACACCGATATTTCAAACCTCCGCTTTTACTTTTAATTCATTAGAGGAACTTGAGGGTTTTTATGATGGTGATGCGTCATACTTATATACGAGAACGGGCAATCCAAACACAGATGAACTAGGACAAATGGTGGCAAGTCTTGAAGGGGCACCAAGCGGGGTGGCAACCTCCTCGGGATTGTCGGCAATTCTAGCCGGTGTGTTATCTGTTGCTTCAGCTGGGGATCATATCGTTGCAGCTGAAGACATTTATGGTGGTACACATCATCTATTAAAGCAGGAATTAAAAAATCTAGGAATTGAAACAACCTTTGTCAACTTTGCTGATGAAGCTGCCATTCGGCACGCAATACGGGATAATACAAAACTATTATATTCCGAAACAGTTACGAATCCCTTTTTGCGTGTTGAACGGATTGACAAACTTGTGCAACTAGGTGAGGAATATAAGTTGTATACAATGGTAGACAATACCTTTGCAACGCCATATTTGTTGAATCCTTATCTGGAGGGTATCCATATTGTCGCCCATAGTGCGACGAAGTATTTGGGTGGTCACAGCGATGTAACAGCCGGGGTAGTTGTTGGTTGTGAAGAATTAATGTCGAAAGCACGTCAAAAGGTAGTTAATCTCGGAAGCAATTTGAGCTCATTTGAAGCATGGCTTACTTGCCGTGGTATAAAAACAATGGCATTACGTATGGAACGTCAATCCGCAAATGCGAAACAATTGGCGGAGTCACTCTATCGAAATTCCTATGTGAAAAAAGTCTATTATCCTACCGATCTTTCAAGTAGAGGAAATGGAGCGATTGTCACAATAGAATTAGCAGACACATGTGATATCCATCGATTCTTTTCATCGTTGGGCTGGGTGAAAATTGTACCTACTTTAGCCGGTGTTGAAACGACCGTATCCTACCCGTTAGGTACCTCCCACCGAGCACTGTCACTCGAAGAACAGCAGAACATAGGAATCAACCAACAAGTTGTGCGAATTTCGATAGGAATTGAAGATGCAGATGATATCATTAAACAATTTGATAAAGCCATTCAGGCTTCGGTTTGAAAAATTCCTTTTCCGAAGGATTGTTGCTTTTAACAAGTGCAGAGTGGATTGGAGCGAAAGGAACCTGACTCCTGCGGGATATAGAGGAAAAGTCGAGACCCCGCAGGCGCAAAGCGCTGATGAGGCTCGACTTCTCACCGCGAAAAAGCAGGTTCCTGTAGCGGAAAGTAACGGTCATAGTTTATTCTTTAGAAAAACTTTTAAAAAAAAGGTTGACGAAGTAACAATTCGTCTACTATAATGCAAAACAAGAGCAATTTTAAATTTTCCAAAAAAACTAAATGTATCACTCTTATCGAGAGCGGCGGAGGGACTAGGCCCTTTGATGCCCGGCAACCTTCAAGCAAATTTGCTTGAAAAGGTGCTAATTCCTACAGATCCAATAGAGATCTGAAAGATAAGGGGAGGAACCTATTAATGAGCCCTCTTCTTATGAAGAGGGCTTTTTGCTTCCCTTCGTATAAAAACCACCAACGATAACACTTCAGGAATCTCTCGACTCGCCTAGCGAAAAAATCAAAAACTTTGGAGGAATGTAAAATGACAAGCGAACAATTTCAACCCGAAACATTATTACTGCACGGAGGGCAAGAACCGGATCCTACAACAGGCTCACGTACAGTTCCTGTTTACAAAACAACATCCTATGTATTTAAAGATACCGATCATGCACAAGGTTTATTTGCATTAGAACAGCAAGGTTATATCTATTCGCGAATCGGCAATCCGACAGTAGATGTTTTTGAACAGCGAATTGCCCTATTAGAAGGTGGAACAGCCGCTGTTGGGCTGTCTTCAGGAATGGCTGCAATTGCCTTCTCCATCCTAAATATTGCCGGAGCAGGGGATGAAATCGTCGCTGCTGGAAATTTATATGGTGGAACATTTAATCTGTTTTCAAATACACTTCCGAAATATGGTATTAACGTAAAATTCGTTGATGCAACAGATCCGGAAAATTTTAGATCAGCGATTACACCAAAAACAAAGGCAGTATTTGCCGAAATTATCGGAAACCCTAGCCTACATGTTCTCGATGTTGAAGAAGTTGCAAAGGTTGCTCACGAAAATGGAGTACCACTTATCGTTGATAACACATTTGGTACTCCTTATCTTTCAAACCCTATTAAGTGGGGGGCGGATGTAGTCATCCATTCAGCTACAAAATGGATCGGAGGACACGGAACAACCATTGGCGGAGTGGTCGTTGATGGAGGAAAATTCGACTGGAACAGTGATCGATTCCCAGACTTTAAAGAACCAGACTTGAGCTATCATGGTATCCGCTACGGTGTCGATGTTCCGCAAGCAGCCTTTGCAACAAAATTACGCGTACAAATTTTGCGAGATTTCGGTGCAAGTTTAAGTCCGGATAGTGCGTTTTTGTTATTACAAGGATTGGAAACATTGCACTTGCGTGTACCTAAGCATAATGAAAATGCAGGTAAAGTCGCACAATTTTTGCAAAACCATCCTGCAGTTTCATGGGTCAATCATCCAAGTCTCGAAGAACATCCATCACATGACCGTGCAGTTAAATATTTAAAAGGCGGATTCGGATCCATTGTCAATTTCGGAATTAAAGGCGGAAGAGAAGCAGGGCGTAAAGTCATTGATAACATTCAATTATGGTCACATGTAGCAAATGTTGGCGATGCCAAATCATTAATTATTCACCCGGCATCGACTACCCATCAACAGCTAAGTGCAGAAGAGCTAAAAGTATCAGGAGTGACGGAAGAGTTAATTCGCTTATCCGTCGGACTTGAAGCCGTGGAAGATATTACGGACGATCTAAACCAAGCCATTCTCAAAGCAACAAGTGTAACAGTTTAATCTAAGGTGCCTGGCACCGTACTTCAATATATTGGTAAATTTGTGGTGCCGATGATGATTTGTATAAAATGCCTTCCCGATGAAAGAAATGAAGTTTGGTAAAGGCAGGTGGGAGTTAGTAATGTCAGTTATTAAAGTTGCATTGTTAGGTTTTGGAACGGTGGGTGAAGGTGTTTACAGTGCTATTCAATCACATCAAGCCCAGCTTAGAAAACTTTTGGGAAAAGAAGTTAGGATTGTTGCGATTCTTATTCGTGATCAAACAAAAGAAAGAATGATTGATGCGAATATTCTTGTGACAACCAATTTTGAGGATATTATCGAAATTCCAGATTTAGACGTGATTTTTGAGGCAATTGTTGGGGAGGAACCCGGTAGATCCTATTTGCTCCAAGCCATTGAAAAAGGAATCCATGTGGTTACTGCCAATAAAGAAATGTTTGCTAATCATGGTCATGAACTAATTCAAAGGGCACAGGAAAATGAAGTGAATATCGGCTTTGAAGCTACGACAGCTGGAGGCGTTCCGATCATTCGAACCATTAAACAGCTCTTACAAGTAAATCAAATAACCAAAATTCAAGGGATATTAAATGGAACATCTAATTTTATTTTAACTGAAATGAGAGAACGAAAGCTTTCGTTTGCTGATGCGCTACAACTTGCTCAGAATAAGGGATATGCAGAAGCTGACCCAACGAACGATATAAGCGGGATTGATGCTTTTTATAAATTAATGATTTTAAGTCAATTAGTCATTAATCAACAACCTAACTGGTCGGAAGTAATAATAGATGGTATTAAATCAATCACGCAGGAACAGATTGAACAAGCAGAAAAACGGGGACAACGTTTTAAACATATTGCTGAAATTTCTTTTAATGACCACTCTTTAGTAGCATCCGTTCAGCCAATCATCGTTGATTCGAATCATCCCCTTTATTCAATTGAAGGTGTTGAAAATGCCATTGCAGTAGAAGCGAGTTTAGTCGGAAAAATAACCCTTCAAGGCCCTGGAGCTGGAAAGTTTGCAACTGCAAGTGCGATGATCGAAGATTTTGTAGACATCATCCAACACTCAGCAACAAAGAAAAGACGGGAATATCAATCCATTAAATGAACAGAAAAAAAGAAATCGGGTCCAAACCTTACGAATGTACTTGTGAGGTGCAAAACTTGTAAATCACACTAAAACTTCACAGCATTATTCACAGTCAAAAAGCTTAGAGATGTAAATATCTCTAAGCTTCTTTTTAACAAAACAACAAGTGCATTAGATGCTAAAACGACGTTTGATAATAAGCGGAGAAATTCCCCTTAATTGGAAAAGGGCACTGAAATTAGGTTCAATAGACGGAAGTTTTCCGACTATTGACTCGAAAAACATGAAAATAGGTAATTTTGTTGTGCTTAATCGGAAAAGCTCCGCTTATATCCCCCTAACCAAGCTCTATTCTGTCGTATAACCGGAGAAACTACGCTTATTTTTTACGATTGGTTACCCTGTGTAAATTAGAAAACGGTAAGCAATTAAAATTCTCCAAAATGTTGATAAATCAATAAAAAAACGCACTGTGAATTATATTGTGAATTCAAGTACGTTTGCACATCTAGAGTAAACCCGTCACAAAAAACCGATTTCTCTATTATTTATGTTGCTTACTAAAATCAGTTTCTTTAATCAACTTGATCAGTCGTGAGACTTCTAATAATAGAATCATAAAGCATACCCAAACCCCACCAAAAGCATATCCAGCGGCAAAATCACTTGGAACATGGATTCCTAAATAAATTTCGCTTGCAGCGATTGCTAGTAAAATAAAGATAACAATCAAAAAGGTGAGCAAATTGAGTAAAGTACTTTTACTATGACGAATGATTTCGTACATAAAAAACGAATAAATAATGGAACAGCTTAATGCCTGTTCATTTGGAAAGGATTGACTAAATAATTCCTTTCCGTGTGTAACGTAATGGAAAAGAATATTAAGTCCTTTTCCTAAAAAGACAGCCCCTAAGATACTCATTAAAAAATAAAGGAATTCAATCCGCTTAATTTCCCCCTTCACGGAAATCCAAAGGGCAGTAAAAAGTATGAATACTAAAAGTACTTTCCAATCCGACATTGAATTAAAAAGTGTCATCACATGTTTCCAGCGTTCATTAAATGCATACGCAATGATGGTATTTGTAATCGAATTAAACTGTCCAAATTCATTGGCAATGAAATCTTGTATCATTCCAACGATTAGAAAGATGAGACCAATGAAAGCAATTAGCGCTCCAAATATCAAGAGCTTTGTTTTTAAAAAACTATTGAATCGATTAAATGTATTTTCAATTAACAAAAGTATATTTTCTTTAATTTTCTTTCTGTTTGTTTTTATTAAATAAAAGGCTAAATAAACAATACCGATGCCAATGCAGGCAAGTGTAACATATATTTTTGCCTCATTATGAAACGACTCCCATTTTGGACCGAAAATATTACCTAAACTAATAAACGTTCCTACCCAAATAAAGACACCTATATAAGCAAAAATGGCGAATGTTTTAAAAGGGATACGTGTAACACCTGAAAAGATGCTGGTAATATGACGGACGCCGGGAATAAAGTAAGAAAAGAGTAATAAACCTTTCCCATATTTTTTATTCCATTTCGCAATTTTTTCAATTTTGTCAGGTCCCATATGAATTTTGCTTCCATATTTATTAAAAAATGGCTTCCCCAATTTGTAACCGATCCAGTAGGAAATACTTACTCCCACTATTCCGCCAAGTCCACCAAATAAAATGGTTAAATATAAATTTAATTTATGTTGGTAGACAAGGAAACCAACATAGCTCATCAATATTTCATTAGGGATAGGAACTATGATTAATTCTAGCATCAAAGAAATAAATAGAACTAAATATCCATACTGATCGATTAAATGAAATAGCCAACTCAAAATGACTTCCCCCTCGATAAATAAAACAAAAACGCATTATATAGACTTTTTTATCATGATAAAAGTTTCACAAACTAAAAAGGAGTTCTCTATAAATTTATTATAAACAAATATTGAAAGGAATAGAAAATACTCTACCCAATAGAAGGAAAATTAATCACCTCTTTTAATAATAGAATCATCATAACTCGTCCTTTTCACACATATATTGAAATATTAACAGCGTTGAATCCTAACAAATTAGGGGGAGTCACATGAATCGAAAATGGATGGCCGTTATGGTTTCAGGGGCATTAGTCACTGGGGCTGGCGGTACATATATAGGAATGAAGTGGCTGGAGCCAGAGCCAATACAAACTCAAGATTCTGCAAAAGAAAACCAAATGGTTGATTATGCAAAAAACAAAGGAAAATCACTACCGGACTTAGCGAAAATTGCCCAAGCATATGATTTAATTAAAGGTTCCTATGTTGAAACAGTGGATGAAAGTAAATTAGTTGAGGGCGCGATTCAAGGAATGGTCAGCACGTTAAATGACCCATATTCAGTCTATATGGATGCAAAAACAGCTTCGCAATTTAATGAATCTCTCGAATCAACGTTTGAAGGAATCGGTGCCGAAATGACATCAAAGGATGGAAAAGCAATAATTGTTGCACCTTATAAAAACTCTCCAGCGGAAAAAGCGGGTTTAAAGCCGAAAGATGAAATTGTCAAAGTTGATGGGACGAGTGTTAAAGGTCTCGATCTATATAAAGTGACAACAAAGATTCGTGGGAAAAAAGGGACAACCGTAACACTTGAAATTAAACGTGAAGGTGTAAGCGACCCTCTCGAAATTAAAGTGAAACGTGATAAAATTCCGATGGAAACTGTATTTGCCAGCATGAAAGAAGATGGATCCCAATCAATTGGATACATTGAGATTACTCAGTTCTCACAAAATACAGCAGCTGATTTTAAAAGAGAATTAAGTAAGCTGGAAAAACAAAAAATGGATGGACTAATCATTGATGTCAGAGGAAATCCGGGCGGACTTTTAGTAAGTGTAGAAGAGAT encodes:
- the ftsE gene encoding cell division ATP-binding protein FtsE; protein product: MIEMQNVYKKYPNGIIATNDLNIQIKQGEFVYVVGPSGAGKSTFIKMMYREEKATQGNIMVNGINLSKLKNNRIPYFRRQIGVVFQDFKLLPTLTVFENVAFALEVIEEQPKQIKQRVMEVLNLVGLKHKARMLPTELSGGEQQRVSIARSIVNTPKVVIADEPTGNLDPETSWDIMNILEEINTRGTTVVMATHNREIVNTIRHRVIAIEGGRIVRDEQRGDYGYES
- the ftsX gene encoding permease-like cell division protein FtsX produces the protein MKARTVRRHLRESFKSLGRNGWMMFASASAVTITLLLVGVFFVIMMNMNKIASDIEKDVEVRVHIDLTAKQQDQDALKNRIENLSQVKSVEFSSKEHELQNLINSMGNDMKLFEQNNPLYDVFIVKTKKPTDTPAVAKQIESFSHVESAKYGEGKVEKLFNVLKISRNVGLVLVIGLLFTAMFLISNTIKITIFARRKEIEIMKLVGATNWFIRWPFLMEGLWLGIIGSILPILIITFGYYYMHSFLAPKLQSNMIQILDFNPFVFEITGVLLLMGILIGIWGSTMSIRRFLKI
- a CDS encoding murein hydrolase activator EnvC family protein; the encoded protein is MKKQSLLSVTLASVLGFGGLFAYQSDAFASKLSNLQNQQKDVQNKQSNINSNIKQKENKIDEIKGKQNNLESELETLDVNIADTDEKIQEKQQQINVAKEEIEKLQTEINALKKRIQERNELLDKRARTMQTNGGSSVNYLDVILGADSFADLLDRVSAVTTLVNADKQIIDEQKKDQAQLEKKQAEVTNKLNKLQEMQQKLQAMKAELNQQKSRKNAILKELGKQKKKLEHDKMSLEEENAILSAQKSAIDKAIQLEKDRIAEEQRAAAAAAAARQSSSGGSSSPGGGGDSSGAPPVSSGTFTRPAQGYVSSEFGRRSFDADGFHSGIDIAKGGTVPIVAAGDGVVTRSYLSSSYGNCIFITHSVNGKIYTTVYAHMSSRSIGENATVRKGQVIGYMGSTGQAYGQHLHFEFYIGPWTASHSNAVNPRNYINF
- the cls gene encoding cardiolipin synthase, which encodes MTIITILLAFFFILNFILSGAVIFLERRNIGATWAWLLVLLFIPVAGFIIYLVFGQNLSRRRIFYWKDQEKIGIKEISHRQIELLRNNAFPFHDERTVQYKELVYMLLVNDDAVMSHDNEVEIFIDGEDKFQSLFEDVKRATNHIHLVYYIVRNDSLGQKLVKLLTEKAKEGVKVRFLYDDMGSRKLPRKFFKELIEAGGEVAAFFPAKIPMLNLRVNFRNHRKLAIIDGSVGYIGGFNIGDEYLGLDKKFGYWRDTHLKITGKAVYAMQTRFVLDWNQASSKEIRYEERYFPDIQSVGYTDVQIVSSGPDSEWEQIKNGYIKMINEAKKYIYMQTPYFIPDDSLLNALKIAILSGVDVRLMIPNKPDHMFVYWATYSNVGELLKTGAKVYIYENGFIHAKMLVVDGKIATVGTANIDNRSFRLNFEVNAFLYSHHLSKKLEMIYKADMEKSKELTLEDYLQRPKSIRFKESVSRLLSPIL
- a CDS encoding trans-sulfuration enzyme family protein → MNQSFETKIVHQSLKKTNHIRSKTTPIFQTSAFTFNSLEELEGFYDGDASYLYTRTGNPNTDELGQMVASLEGAPSGVATSSGLSAILAGVLSVASAGDHIVAAEDIYGGTHHLLKQELKNLGIETTFVNFADEAAIRHAIRDNTKLLYSETVTNPFLRVERIDKLVQLGEEYKLYTMVDNTFATPYLLNPYLEGIHIVAHSATKYLGGHSDVTAGVVVGCEELMSKARQKVVNLGSNLSSFEAWLTCRGIKTMALRMERQSANAKQLAESLYRNSYVKKVYYPTDLSSRGNGAIVTIELADTCDIHRFFSSLGWVKIVPTLAGVETTVSYPLGTSHRALSLEEQQNIGINQQVVRISIGIEDADDIIKQFDKAIQASV
- a CDS encoding O-acetylhomoserine aminocarboxypropyltransferase/cysteine synthase family protein is translated as MTSEQFQPETLLLHGGQEPDPTTGSRTVPVYKTTSYVFKDTDHAQGLFALEQQGYIYSRIGNPTVDVFEQRIALLEGGTAAVGLSSGMAAIAFSILNIAGAGDEIVAAGNLYGGTFNLFSNTLPKYGINVKFVDATDPENFRSAITPKTKAVFAEIIGNPSLHVLDVEEVAKVAHENGVPLIVDNTFGTPYLSNPIKWGADVVIHSATKWIGGHGTTIGGVVVDGGKFDWNSDRFPDFKEPDLSYHGIRYGVDVPQAAFATKLRVQILRDFGASLSPDSAFLLLQGLETLHLRVPKHNENAGKVAQFLQNHPAVSWVNHPSLEEHPSHDRAVKYLKGGFGSIVNFGIKGGREAGRKVIDNIQLWSHVANVGDAKSLIIHPASTTHQQLSAEELKVSGVTEELIRLSVGLEAVEDITDDLNQAILKATSVTV
- a CDS encoding homoserine dehydrogenase, whose translation is MKEMKFGKGRWELVMSVIKVALLGFGTVGEGVYSAIQSHQAQLRKLLGKEVRIVAILIRDQTKERMIDANILVTTNFEDIIEIPDLDVIFEAIVGEEPGRSYLLQAIEKGIHVVTANKEMFANHGHELIQRAQENEVNIGFEATTAGGVPIIRTIKQLLQVNQITKIQGILNGTSNFILTEMRERKLSFADALQLAQNKGYAEADPTNDISGIDAFYKLMILSQLVINQQPNWSEVIIDGIKSITQEQIEQAEKRGQRFKHIAEISFNDHSLVASVQPIIVDSNHPLYSIEGVENAIAVEASLVGKITLQGPGAGKFATASAMIEDFVDIIQHSATKKRREYQSIK
- a CDS encoding VTT domain-containing protein encodes the protein MSWLFHLIDQYGYLVLFISLMLELIIVPIPNEILMSYVGFLVYQHKLNLYLTILFGGLGGIVGVSISYWIGYKLGKPFFNKYGSKIHMGPDKIEKIAKWNKKYGKGLLLFSYFIPGVRHITSIFSGVTRIPFKTFAIFAYIGVFIWVGTFISLGNIFGPKWESFHNEAKIYVTLACIGIGIVYLAFYLIKTNRKKIKENILLLIENTFNRFNSFLKTKLLIFGALIAFIGLIFLIVGMIQDFIANEFGQFNSITNTIIAYAFNERWKHVMTLFNSMSDWKVLLVFILFTALWISVKGEIKRIEFLYFLMSILGAVFLGKGLNILFHYVTHGKELFSQSFPNEQALSCSIIYSFFMYEIIRHSKSTLLNLLTFLIVIFILLAIAASEIYLGIHVPSDFAAGYAFGGVWVCFMILLLEVSRLIKLIKETDFSKQHK
- a CDS encoding S41 family peptidase, with the translated sequence MNRKWMAVMVSGALVTGAGGTYIGMKWLEPEPIQTQDSAKENQMVDYAKNKGKSLPDLAKIAQAYDLIKGSYVETVDESKLVEGAIQGMVSTLNDPYSVYMDAKTASQFNESLESTFEGIGAEMTSKDGKAIIVAPYKNSPAEKAGLKPKDEIVKVDGTSVKGLDLYKVTTKIRGKKGTTVTLEIKREGVSDPLEIKVKRDKIPMETVFASMKEDGSQSIGYIEITQFSQNTAADFKRELSKLEKQKMDGLIIDVRGNPGGLLVSVEEILSVLVTNQKPSYQIQQRDGEKLPYYSKLKQNKEYPISVLVDEGSASASEILAGALKEAEGYTLIGEKTFGKGTVQQAVPMGDGSTIKLTMFKWLTPNGNWIHHKGIEPNIEIKQPDYFYIHPLEVEKTMTVDMNNEQIKIAQQMLDGLGYATGRADGYYDEQTENAVKAFQNEAGLPATGEIDPKTAQSLEEEITLAVKNEKNDLQLQVALKSFKK